A part of Paenarthrobacter sp. A20 genomic DNA contains:
- a CDS encoding sulfite exporter TauE/SafE family protein, translating into MEILSSILVFFAGLWAGTINAVVGSGTLVTFPVLIALGVTPVVASMSNAMGLVAGTAAGAWGYRRELAGRGRQLMKLLPASLLGGITGAWLLLHLPEKVFHFVAPVLLVLALLMVLFQPKLQAWIRSREQNPEHAIRDRSHGILLVVLVYLAGVYGGYFVAAQGILLVGILGVFLTGTMQNANAMKNILVLGVNMVAAISYLIFAFDRINWLVVLLIAVSSTIGGLVGSKVGRKLSPKVLRAVIFTLGIVALGFMIANLLK; encoded by the coding sequence GTGGAGATTCTTAGCAGCATCCTGGTCTTTTTCGCGGGCTTGTGGGCCGGCACCATCAATGCCGTAGTCGGCTCCGGCACGCTTGTGACGTTCCCCGTACTGATAGCACTTGGCGTGACACCGGTTGTCGCGTCCATGAGTAACGCCATGGGCCTGGTGGCTGGAACGGCCGCAGGAGCGTGGGGTTATCGGCGTGAGCTGGCGGGCCGGGGAAGGCAGTTGATGAAGCTGCTTCCGGCCTCGCTGCTGGGCGGCATCACAGGCGCGTGGCTCTTGCTGCATTTGCCGGAAAAGGTCTTCCATTTTGTGGCCCCCGTCCTTTTGGTGCTGGCCCTCCTGATGGTGCTGTTCCAGCCAAAGCTGCAGGCGTGGATTCGTAGCCGGGAACAGAATCCAGAGCATGCCATCCGGGACCGCAGCCACGGGATCCTCCTGGTGGTACTTGTGTACCTGGCCGGCGTCTACGGCGGCTACTTCGTGGCTGCGCAAGGGATCCTGCTGGTGGGGATTCTCGGCGTGTTCCTCACAGGGACCATGCAAAATGCCAACGCCATGAAGAACATCCTGGTGCTGGGCGTCAACATGGTGGCAGCCATCTCATACCTGATCTTCGCCTTTGACCGCATCAACTGGCTGGTGGTCCTGCTCATCGCCGTGAGCTCCACCATCGGCGGGCTTGTTGGTTCCAAAGTGGGCCGGAAGTTGTCCCCCAAGGTCCTCCGTGCAGTCATCTTCACGCTCGGCATAGTGGCCCTTGGCTTCATGATCGCCAACCTGCTGAAATAA
- a CDS encoding RNA methyltransferase, which produces MTFHYLESANDPRVTDYTTLTDVHLRKLREPREGMYIAESSKVLRRALAAGHQPRSFFLAEKWLEDLDDVFRAYPDVPVFIGKASLLEEITGFHLHRGAMAAMHRPSPVPLEVLLANAKRVAVLEDIVDHTNVGAIFRSAAALGVDAVLVSPRCGDPLYRRSVRVSMGTVFQVPWARLESWPGDLDRLKEQGFTVAAMELTADAMDLDDLAARNFPKLALVLGTEGAGMSEETLAAVDLAVKIPMRAGVDSLNVAAASAVAFWELRPRD; this is translated from the coding sequence GTGACCTTCCACTATCTCGAGTCAGCCAACGACCCCCGGGTGACGGACTACACCACCCTCACAGATGTACACCTCAGGAAGTTGCGCGAGCCACGGGAAGGCATGTACATCGCCGAATCCTCCAAGGTCCTCCGCCGGGCACTGGCGGCAGGCCATCAGCCCCGTTCCTTCTTCCTGGCGGAGAAGTGGCTTGAAGACCTCGACGACGTCTTCCGGGCATACCCCGACGTCCCGGTCTTCATCGGCAAGGCTTCGTTACTGGAGGAGATCACCGGATTCCACCTGCACCGAGGGGCAATGGCGGCAATGCACCGGCCGAGCCCCGTTCCGTTGGAGGTACTCCTGGCCAACGCGAAGCGGGTCGCTGTGCTCGAGGACATTGTTGACCACACGAACGTAGGGGCGATCTTCCGGTCGGCCGCGGCCCTGGGCGTGGATGCCGTCCTCGTCTCGCCGCGGTGCGGCGATCCCCTGTACAGGCGCAGCGTACGTGTCAGCATGGGCACTGTCTTCCAGGTTCCATGGGCGCGGCTGGAAAGCTGGCCGGGGGACCTGGATCGGCTCAAAGAGCAAGGCTTCACTGTGGCGGCCATGGAATTGACGGCTGATGCCATGGACCTGGACGACCTCGCGGCAAGGAACTTCCCCAAACTCGCACTGGTGCTGGGAACCGAAGGTGCGGGAATGAGCGAGGAAACGCTCGCCGCCGTCGACCTCGCCGTTAAAATTCCGATGCGGGCAGGTGTCGATTCCCTCAACGTTGCCGCCGCCTCGGCAGTGGCCTTTTGGGAACTCCGTCCACGCGACTGA
- a CDS encoding type B 50S ribosomal protein L31 produces MKSDIHPKYEAVVFNDLASGTQFLTKSTVSSSKTIEWEDGNTYPVIDVEISSESHPFYTGKQRIMDSAGRVERFNARFKGFGGKK; encoded by the coding sequence ATGAAGTCTGATATCCACCCGAAGTACGAAGCTGTTGTCTTCAACGACCTGGCTTCCGGTACGCAGTTCCTGACCAAGTCCACCGTGTCTTCCTCGAAGACCATCGAGTGGGAAGACGGAAACACCTACCCGGTTATCGACGTCGAAATCTCTTCGGAGTCCCACCCGTTCTACACGGGCAAGCAGCGCATCATGGACTCCGCTGGCCGCGTCGAGCGCTTCAACGCCCGCTTCAAGGGCTTCGGCGGCAAGAAGTAA
- a CDS encoding biotin/lipoate A/B protein ligase family protein: MTSQPVSDTENHDDGARLHGEYKVPGGKLVVVDLEVVDGRFADVSLSGDFFLEPDEALQDINTALTGLPDNSTAAEITAAVTMGLPEGAVLFGFSAEAVAVTVRRALSKATGWADHQWDVIPPSVLPTQVNVALDEILTEEVGAGQRNPTLRFWDWEEPSVVIGSFQSVRNEVDPEGVSRHGITVVRRISGGGAMFMEAGNCITYSLYLPQTLVDGISFADSYAFLDAWVMAALEKLGISAYYVPLNDIATDQGKIGGAAQKRLANGGMLHHVTMSYDIDADKMVEVLRIGKEKLSDKGTRSAKKRVDPLRRQTGLARTTILAAMQEVFMERYGAVESRLTEAELGEAKKRVATKFGTTEWLNRVP; encoded by the coding sequence ATGACTTCCCAGCCCGTATCTGACACTGAAAACCACGACGACGGCGCGCGCCTCCACGGGGAGTATAAGGTTCCAGGCGGAAAACTCGTGGTGGTGGATCTGGAAGTTGTGGATGGTCGCTTCGCCGACGTTTCGCTGAGCGGGGATTTCTTCCTCGAACCCGATGAAGCGCTGCAGGATATCAACACCGCGCTCACGGGTCTCCCGGATAACTCAACGGCAGCAGAAATCACCGCGGCGGTCACCATGGGTCTGCCCGAAGGGGCCGTGCTGTTTGGGTTCTCCGCGGAAGCCGTGGCCGTAACAGTCCGCCGCGCACTGTCCAAGGCGACGGGCTGGGCTGACCACCAATGGGACGTCATTCCGCCCTCAGTCCTGCCCACCCAGGTCAACGTTGCCTTGGATGAAATCCTCACCGAAGAAGTCGGCGCTGGGCAGCGTAACCCCACCCTGCGGTTCTGGGACTGGGAAGAACCGTCCGTAGTCATCGGCAGTTTCCAATCCGTTCGAAACGAAGTGGACCCCGAGGGCGTTTCCCGCCACGGCATCACGGTGGTGCGCAGGATCAGCGGAGGCGGAGCCATGTTCATGGAGGCCGGCAACTGCATCACTTACTCCTTGTATTTGCCGCAGACCCTCGTGGACGGCATCAGCTTCGCCGACTCGTATGCGTTCCTTGACGCCTGGGTCATGGCTGCACTGGAGAAACTAGGCATCAGCGCCTACTACGTACCCCTCAACGACATCGCAACAGACCAAGGCAAGATTGGCGGAGCAGCGCAGAAACGGCTGGCCAACGGCGGCATGCTTCATCACGTGACCATGAGCTACGACATCGACGCCGACAAGATGGTTGAGGTCCTGCGTATCGGCAAGGAGAAACTCTCTGACAAGGGAACCCGGAGCGCCAAGAAACGCGTGGACCCCCTGCGACGCCAGACCGGACTCGCCCGCACCACCATCCTGGCCGCCATGCAGGAGGTTTTCATGGAGCGTTATGGAGCGGTGGAGTCCCGCCTCACCGAGGCGGAGCTCGGTGAGGCGAAGAAGCGCGTGGCAACCAAGTTTGGCACCACCGAATGGCTGAACCGGGTGCCGTAA
- the pepN gene encoding aminopeptidase N codes for MSNHNLSRDEAATRSALITTHSYDVTLDVRDAEDPAVPGYLSTSTITFSATPGSATFLDFISGDVGSVVLNGQALDVGSVVDRDRIVLEGLAADNTVTVTGTALYSRSGEGMHRFVDPADGQCYLYTQYEPADSRRVFANFEQPDLKAEFTFHVIAPSGWEVASNGVELARTALTNDSSQWDFATTKRMSTYITTVLAGPYFKATDHWGTTLDDGTRLDVPLALFCRASMSKSFDADELFRLTKSGLAFFNDLFDYPYPWGKYDQAFVPEYNLGAMENPGLVTFTEKYVYASRATDAQYQARANTLMHEMAHMWFGDLVTMNWWDDLWLKESFADYMGTLGVDRATGWDTAWVNFANKRKAWAYLQDQLPTTHPIVADIPDLEAAKQNFDGITYAKGASVLKQLVAYVGFEAFIAGSRQYFRDHEFGNTSLQDLLQALGTASGRDLGEWARQWLQTSGISTISAGIVEDGGVLGAVTLSQEAIDPITGHQELRPHRLRLGLYEPDASGKLVRSESVEVDVSGPSTLVPELAGKPRPALLLVNDDDLSYAKVRLDPSSEDTVRTSLDKITDPMARALCWTALWDSARDGVTPAARYVAAVEQFAPSETGIGVLLNVLGNASGAIERYVPVSARGQVRKDFLAVVAANIKAAVPGSDQQLAWARTLAEVSRNGDSELPFLRGILEGGTVIQGLAVDAELRWSLWQALSAQGQATRAELDRELQADRTASGREGHALATAAIPEVPVKAAAWDSAVNSTGLSNEILSATITGFAIGPGFMLEPYVEPYFECLERVWAERSIEIAGRIVRGLYPGAQDLAVGMLPSEHPVLVRTDQWLQSHPDAPRALRRIIIEQRSHLLRALTAQAANG; via the coding sequence GTGTCGAATCACAATCTGTCGCGCGATGAAGCCGCCACCCGTTCAGCCCTGATCACCACCCACAGCTACGACGTCACCCTCGACGTCCGCGACGCGGAAGATCCCGCAGTCCCCGGCTACCTGAGTACCAGCACCATCACCTTCTCTGCAACGCCTGGCTCTGCCACCTTCCTGGATTTCATCAGCGGAGATGTGGGGTCGGTCGTGTTGAACGGCCAGGCGCTCGACGTTGGGTCAGTGGTTGACCGCGACAGGATCGTCCTGGAGGGCCTCGCAGCCGACAACACGGTGACGGTGACCGGAACGGCACTCTACAGCCGCTCCGGGGAGGGTATGCACCGCTTTGTCGATCCCGCTGATGGCCAGTGCTACCTCTACACCCAGTACGAACCGGCTGACAGCCGCCGCGTTTTCGCCAACTTCGAACAGCCGGACCTCAAAGCCGAATTTACTTTCCACGTGATCGCTCCGAGCGGCTGGGAGGTGGCTTCGAATGGTGTGGAGTTGGCCCGGACAGCACTGACGAACGATTCTTCGCAGTGGGACTTCGCCACCACCAAACGGATGTCCACGTACATCACCACTGTGCTTGCCGGACCCTATTTCAAGGCGACAGACCACTGGGGAACAACCCTCGACGACGGCACCCGCCTTGATGTGCCGCTGGCACTTTTCTGCCGCGCGTCCATGTCGAAGTCATTCGATGCCGATGAACTCTTCCGATTGACCAAGAGCGGGTTGGCCTTCTTCAACGACCTCTTCGATTACCCGTACCCCTGGGGAAAGTACGATCAGGCTTTCGTGCCCGAATACAACCTCGGCGCCATGGAGAATCCCGGCCTCGTCACCTTCACTGAGAAGTACGTCTACGCCTCCCGCGCCACCGATGCCCAGTACCAGGCCCGTGCCAATACGCTGATGCACGAGATGGCCCACATGTGGTTCGGCGATCTCGTGACCATGAATTGGTGGGACGACCTCTGGCTCAAGGAGTCGTTCGCTGACTACATGGGGACACTTGGCGTGGACCGTGCCACAGGCTGGGACACCGCGTGGGTGAACTTCGCGAACAAGCGCAAAGCCTGGGCCTACCTGCAGGACCAGCTGCCCACAACACACCCGATTGTTGCCGACATACCGGACCTTGAGGCAGCTAAACAGAACTTCGACGGCATCACTTATGCCAAGGGAGCATCGGTCCTTAAGCAATTAGTGGCCTACGTCGGCTTCGAGGCGTTTATTGCCGGTTCCCGTCAGTACTTCCGCGATCACGAGTTCGGCAACACCTCCCTGCAAGACCTCCTTCAAGCTCTCGGCACTGCCTCGGGAAGGGACCTTGGGGAATGGGCACGCCAATGGCTGCAGACATCCGGCATCTCCACTATTTCGGCCGGGATCGTAGAAGACGGAGGGGTCCTTGGCGCCGTGACGCTGAGCCAGGAGGCCATCGATCCCATCACGGGCCATCAGGAACTCCGTCCCCATCGCTTGCGGCTTGGCCTGTATGAACCTGATGCATCGGGAAAGCTTGTCCGGTCCGAGAGCGTCGAGGTTGACGTTTCAGGGCCCAGCACCTTGGTACCTGAACTGGCCGGAAAGCCACGACCTGCCCTGCTTCTGGTCAACGACGATGACCTTAGCTACGCCAAAGTGCGGCTGGACCCCAGCTCCGAAGACACCGTTCGGACATCACTCGACAAAATCACCGACCCGATGGCCCGGGCCCTCTGCTGGACCGCTCTGTGGGATTCTGCCCGCGACGGCGTCACGCCGGCAGCGCGCTATGTTGCCGCGGTGGAGCAGTTTGCTCCATCGGAGACTGGAATCGGCGTCTTGTTGAACGTTCTCGGCAATGCCTCCGGCGCTATCGAACGCTACGTCCCGGTCTCGGCACGCGGACAGGTGCGCAAAGACTTCCTCGCAGTGGTGGCCGCCAATATCAAGGCAGCGGTTCCGGGTTCCGACCAGCAGCTGGCCTGGGCCAGGACCTTGGCGGAAGTGTCCAGGAACGGAGACAGCGAACTTCCCTTCCTGCGGGGAATCCTGGAGGGCGGCACCGTTATTCAAGGACTGGCTGTCGACGCGGAATTGCGGTGGAGCCTCTGGCAGGCCCTCTCTGCCCAGGGGCAGGCGACAAGGGCCGAACTGGACAGGGAACTCCAGGCAGACAGGACAGCTTCAGGCCGGGAAGGCCACGCGCTGGCGACGGCCGCCATCCCGGAGGTCCCGGTGAAGGCGGCTGCTTGGGATTCCGCGGTGAACAGCACAGGACTTTCCAACGAGATCCTGAGTGCAACGATCACCGGCTTTGCCATCGGCCCTGGATTCATGCTGGAACCCTATGTTGAGCCGTACTTCGAGTGCCTTGAAAGGGTATGGGCGGAGCGCAGCATCGAGATCGCGGGCAGGATTGTACGCGGCCTGTACCCGGGTGCCCAGGACCTGGCGGTTGGCATGCTGCCTTCGGAACATCCGGTCCTTGTCCGTACGGACCAGTGGCTGCAGTCCCACCCGGACGCTCCGAGGGCGTTGCGCCGCATCATCATCGAGCAGCGCAGCCACCTGCTTCGGGCCCTCACGGCGCAGGCCGCCAACGGTTAG
- a CDS encoding YeiH family protein has product MPFNSLAPQLSRLGPGLVLGITATGVAFAIHAVFPAVPAMTLAVALGLLSANIPGTAVLTAGRARPGLDFAGKHLMRAGIVLLGLKVSIGDVLALGWLALLLITAVVLLSFAGTYGLARLLRLPGEAALLIATGFSICGASAIGAMAAVRRIKHQDTVLPVALVTLCGTLAIGVLPLLMHPLNLSPEQFGAWTGASVHDVGQVVATAQTAGTSALAIAVVVKLTRVVLLAPVAATAGLHQRFLDVRERANGDADGSAPTDGRFPPIIPLFVVGFLALVAVRSMGWASPSALEIAAAGQDILLATALFGLGSAVRVRTLIHTGGRAVLVALGSWLLIASLGLGAALIMIR; this is encoded by the coding sequence ATGCCCTTCAACAGTCTTGCGCCCCAACTCTCCCGGCTGGGGCCTGGGTTGGTTCTCGGCATCACCGCGACCGGTGTTGCTTTCGCCATCCACGCCGTGTTTCCGGCGGTACCGGCCATGACGCTCGCTGTTGCTTTGGGCTTGCTTTCAGCAAATATACCGGGCACCGCGGTGTTGACGGCGGGGCGCGCCCGCCCGGGCCTGGACTTCGCCGGGAAACACCTCATGCGTGCAGGCATCGTCCTGCTGGGACTGAAGGTCAGCATCGGCGACGTGCTCGCCCTTGGCTGGCTGGCGCTGCTGTTGATCACCGCCGTTGTGCTGCTCAGCTTCGCTGGGACCTACGGCCTGGCCCGCCTGCTGCGCCTTCCGGGAGAAGCAGCATTGCTGATTGCCACGGGCTTCTCCATTTGCGGTGCATCGGCGATTGGAGCCATGGCTGCCGTGCGGCGCATCAAGCACCAGGACACCGTGTTGCCGGTCGCGCTGGTGACCCTGTGCGGCACTCTGGCCATTGGCGTCCTGCCCCTGCTCATGCATCCTCTGAACCTGAGTCCAGAGCAGTTCGGTGCATGGACGGGAGCATCAGTTCATGATGTTGGCCAAGTGGTGGCCACAGCGCAAACTGCCGGGACATCGGCGCTGGCCATCGCCGTCGTCGTGAAACTGACGCGGGTTGTCCTGCTGGCGCCGGTTGCCGCCACGGCAGGGTTGCACCAGCGATTCCTCGACGTCAGGGAACGGGCCAACGGTGACGCTGACGGAAGCGCCCCAACCGACGGAAGGTTCCCGCCGATCATTCCGCTTTTCGTGGTGGGTTTCCTCGCCCTGGTGGCGGTCCGCTCGATGGGTTGGGCGTCCCCTTCAGCACTGGAAATCGCGGCGGCCGGCCAGGACATCCTCCTGGCGACGGCGCTGTTTGGACTGGGATCAGCCGTGCGCGTACGGACCCTGATCCACACCGGAGGGCGTGCCGTCCTGGTGGCCCTGGGCTCGTGGCTGCTCATCGCATCGCTGGGCTTGGGCGCCGCCCTGATCATGATTAGATAG
- a CDS encoding circularly permuted type 2 ATP-grasp protein produces MSDLFQDYSEAAARSGAYDEMFAPGHVARKSYGQVSGALRELSLADVTARADSMARTFLDRGVTFDYAGEERPFPLDIVPRVIPADEWDVLERGVAQRVKALEAFLNDVYGRMAVVTDGVIPRQLVTTSAHFHRAVHGFEPSGGVRVHVSGIDVVRDAAGTFRVLEDNVRVPSGVSYVLENRRAMAKGLPEAFGQQHIRPVEEYPRRLLSALRKTAPAGVDDPTVVVLTPGVFNSAYFEHTLLAGLMGVELVEGRDLICRGNRVYMRTTAGEQRVDVIYKRIDDDFLDPLQFRSDSMLGCPGLVNAARAGGVTIANAVGNGVADDKLVYSYVPDLIRYYLHEEPIIANVDTFRLEEKEAREHVLDRLDELVVKPVDGSGGKGLVIGPDATKEELDALRKRVIADPRGWIAQPVLQLSTVPTLSGDKFGPRHVDLRPFAVNDGDDVWVLPGGLTRVALKEGSLIVNSSQGGGSKDTWVLADSPQMPAEIVPRQSVTVREQVSVWPVETNWRDRQTEQQQ; encoded by the coding sequence ATGTCTGACCTATTCCAGGATTACTCCGAGGCTGCTGCACGCAGCGGCGCCTACGACGAGATGTTTGCCCCCGGCCACGTGGCCAGAAAATCCTACGGTCAGGTTTCCGGTGCCCTGCGCGAGCTTTCCCTTGCCGATGTCACCGCGCGTGCGGACTCGATGGCACGAACGTTCCTGGACCGCGGTGTGACCTTCGACTACGCGGGGGAGGAGCGGCCGTTTCCACTGGACATTGTTCCCCGAGTCATTCCGGCCGATGAGTGGGATGTTCTGGAACGGGGCGTCGCCCAACGGGTCAAGGCCCTTGAGGCTTTCCTGAACGACGTCTATGGCCGTATGGCCGTGGTGACTGACGGCGTGATTCCCCGGCAACTCGTGACGACCAGCGCGCACTTCCACCGGGCAGTCCACGGTTTTGAACCGTCAGGCGGCGTCCGCGTTCATGTCTCGGGCATTGACGTCGTCCGGGATGCGGCCGGGACGTTCCGGGTACTCGAGGACAACGTCCGCGTTCCATCCGGCGTCAGCTACGTCCTTGAGAACCGCCGGGCCATGGCCAAGGGCTTGCCTGAGGCCTTCGGTCAGCAGCACATCCGGCCCGTAGAGGAATACCCGCGCCGGCTCCTCTCCGCACTCCGTAAGACAGCTCCGGCGGGTGTGGACGATCCGACAGTGGTTGTCCTGACGCCGGGCGTGTTCAACAGCGCCTACTTTGAGCACACGCTGCTCGCAGGGCTCATGGGCGTGGAGCTGGTGGAAGGCCGCGACCTTATTTGCCGCGGCAACCGTGTCTATATGCGTACCACGGCAGGTGAACAGCGCGTGGATGTCATCTACAAGCGCATCGATGACGACTTCCTGGATCCCCTCCAATTCCGTTCCGATTCCATGCTCGGCTGCCCGGGCCTGGTCAATGCCGCGCGCGCCGGGGGAGTGACCATCGCCAACGCTGTGGGCAACGGCGTAGCCGACGACAAGCTCGTGTACAGTTACGTGCCTGACCTGATCCGGTACTACCTTCACGAAGAGCCGATCATCGCCAACGTCGACACTTTCCGGCTCGAGGAAAAGGAAGCCAGGGAGCATGTGCTGGACCGCCTCGATGAACTCGTGGTCAAGCCGGTGGATGGCTCAGGCGGCAAGGGATTGGTCATTGGACCCGACGCCACGAAGGAAGAACTCGACGCCTTGCGTAAGCGGGTCATTGCCGATCCGCGAGGATGGATCGCCCAGCCCGTACTCCAGCTCTCCACGGTGCCGACGCTTTCCGGGGACAAGTTCGGCCCCCGCCACGTCGACCTCCGCCCCTTCGCGGTTAACGACGGCGATGACGTCTGGGTCCTGCCCGGCGGCCTCACCCGTGTGGCACTCAAGGAAGGCTCCTTGATTGTGAACTCCAGCCAAGGCGGCGGTTCCAAGGACACGTGGGTGTTGGCTGATTCACCGCAGATGCCCGCTGAGATCGTCCCCCGGCAGTCCGTGACCGTCCGTGAACAGGTATCTGTGTGGCCCGTGGAAACCAACTGGCGTGACCGCCAAACGGAGCAGCAGCAGTGA